The genomic interval CATTCGTGAAAAATCAAAACCTGTTTCTGAAATTCTGAAAATTGTCGCAATATTAATTGATGGCGGTGTGCCAAGACGTAAGCTTGTAATCAATGACCGACTTGATGTCGCATTACTTAATCAAATTCCTAATGTGCACTTACCAGGGCATAGCTTTCCAATCGAAAGAGTGAGGGAATTTGAACCTGCATTAAGGATTGGCCGCTCAGTTCATTCTCTTGAAGAGGCGATGGAATGTGAAAGAGCGGGAGCAGATTATGTATTGTTTGGTCATGTGTTCGCAACTGAGTCAAAAGCAGCTTTATTGCCACGCGGAGTAAAGCAATTAGCTGACATATGTCAACATATCCAAATTCCAGTGATTGCGATTGGCGGGATCGTTCCGGATACCATTCCAAAGTTAAAAGGCATAAAAGTGAGTGGAGTTGCTGTTATGTCATATGTTATTGGAAGTGAGCATC from Metabacillus sediminilitoris carries:
- a CDS encoding thiamine phosphate synthase; its protein translation is MEIHVITDGKQTVEDVTARILMIHKQADFIHIREKSKPVSEILKIVAILIDGGVPRRKLVINDRLDVALLNQIPNVHLPGHSFPIERVREFEPALRIGRSVHSLEEAMECERAGADYVLFGHVFATESKAALLPRGVKQLADICQHIQIPVIAIGGIVPDTIPKLKGIKVSGVAVMSYVIGSEHPARAIQNIKASFA